actgctcagaattccaatgtacttaggtgcaaatggcaaataaaactcttgaatcttgaatcttgaattgttttcttccatttacatgcattttccttttaaatatctatatattcttatttgcttaatgaattgtaaatatgtatatatatgtttttgtttttattttgttctttttttatttttatttattattgaattgacgctttggcaatattgttcacctgacagtcatgatcaataaagcaaattgaattgaatcggCTATTTAACACAGACAGTAGGTAGCTATAATACAGTATTTCCCCCAGCACGTGAAAGCATCATAGGTCCACATCATCACAAAGCGTCAGCTGTGACGTACGATTACCGCATCTGCCTTGTTCAAACGGCTAAGCTATCAACTAACAACTGAACCCGTGTTGTTAACAGAACCTGATCAAACCAGCGCGTTACTGTAACGGTCTTATTGTTCGGTAGGCTAACTGGTATAGTTGTCAGGGTAACGTTAGTGCACCTTGACTGGCTACTACTGGGCTATTGGCTGAGTGTTGCTGTTAGCTTGAGGCTAACTCGGTCAGAGGAGAAGAGCTGAGCAGCTTGATCCGGAGTCCTCTGCTCAGAGGATGGACAGTGAGATCCAACGAGACGGGAGAGTCCTGGACCTCACTGACGACGCCTGGAGGGAGGACAGACTGCCGTATGAAGACGTCACCATCCCTCTGGTAGATGCTCTCCACAGAGCTACATGTAACCATTAGCAACAGCCTTTTAGAGAGTTTGTTTACAGTCACATTTCTCATCGACATTTTGAACAAAGATTTGGTTTTCATAGGAGGATATGTTTCTCAAAGACTAGTGTTACTTCGACTTAGTTTATGGCAGACAGTACAGGTGTAGTGAGACAAAACAAATCTGTAATCAGCTTgtgaataacacattttgagtGTAGGAATCCAGATGTTGTTTTCCAGCTGGTGACAGTTGCTGACCAGTGGAGGTCATGAGAGAGGACACTCCCTAACAGGTTTTTTTGCTTTAATAACatattacagtacattaaaagacagcacagtataaaacatcaacaaacaaaacagaacaaacaaaaaagaccTGACAAACAATTGGGGGAGAACCTGTCATGATTGGTAATGTTGAGGAGGTACATTGTGGGTTATTATTACAACCTGTTATAGAGTTTGTTTACAGTCCTGGTGCCGACATTTCTCATCGACATTTTGAACAAAGATTTGGTTTTCATAGGAggatattgttaaaaaaatctCAAGCCTGCAGTCAATCCTGTGAGAGCAGGTAGAGGGAGCAGAGTCACCTTCATCACCAGGGGAGGAGTCTAGACAAGGGGAGGCTATATGAAGGCTGGGTGTGTTCTGTTCACATCCCTTTTTTGACTGAGACCATGCTGCCACAACAGCAAATTGTTTGCACAAATCCGTTTGTTTGAAATCCTGCTGCCAACCCAATCCTggtactgttttggagcggtgTAATATAGGCCACTTACCTGTGAGCTAAAGTCAGATTGAGTACCGGATGGAGAATGTTAAAGTCTTTCACCCTTAAGAAGCCGATGCATTGATAATAAAAATCATCAACAACCATATCTCCATCCCTTTTCCGTCCTTCAACCTCCACCCATTATCCTCTCTgaataaatggttaactggCTCTTGGATCCTGGTGTTTAATGTGCATCCCAGCTAGAAGTTCAATGGTCCAGCATTAAtactttcaaacaagtcaacaGTGATCTAACTTAGGCCTAGATTATTaaggttttttttcagatatgttTCTCAAAGACTAGTGTTagttctaattagtttatggcAGACAGTACGGTGTAGTGAGACAAAACAAATCTGTAATCAGCTTgtgaataacacattttgagtGTAGGAATCCAGATGTTGTTTTCCAGCTGGTGACAGTTGCTGACCAGTGGAGGTCATGAGAGAGGACACTCCCTAACAGTTTTAACAGGGTACAGTATAGTATTTTAGGCAAACGACTAATCTGATGCAGCACGCAAGGAAGCATTCTCAAGTTAATGCATATTCAAATTGGGTGATACTTCACCTCAGGTGAAATCCAGTGCAACTGGATCTGCTCTCAGTTGGTAGGTGAGACTCACAAAAATTTCCAAAAACTGACAGCAAGCAGTTTCAACAATGGTGAGAAAAAGAAAGCTCTACTTTTTTGCTCAAATCTAGTGACGGTAATAGTCCTCTTTCAGGCTCAAAACATGTATGACAACTGCAATTCTGGCCTTGCATAGCTTCATAAGTTCTTCTGGGCTTACAAATGTGCCCCTGCAGGCTCTTACCTAACAGATTTGTTTTGTACACACTTAGTAGTTGGGTCAATAATAAACAAGCATAAGCTACTGCCTAAACATCTGACAGAaaatattcctgtttattttaataTCGGTTCATCTTTTGCGTCCCTCAAATATTCCGTTTTTGTCTTACTGTTGATTTAAAGCAAACTGAACTGCTACTCTTTTTCATGGCATCTTGTCTCCCCTGTTCTCTGTCAGAGTGAACTGCCTGAGGCTGAGCAGGACAACGGAGGCTCCACAGAGTCCGTGAAAGAGCAAGAGATGAAGTGGACAGACCTTGCCCTGCAGAGCCTGCATGAAAACACACCCAGCACTGGAAGCTGAAGGACTGACCTGGAATCAGACTGTAGGACAGAAACAGACATGCATGTGGACATTGGATTCAGAGACGCATATAATTCAccatctttgtgtttgtgttccagCTAAACTGAAATTAcgtaaaaaatgtattttgcatTGGTATTGGGTTTATATTGTAGTCttttataaatatgaatgtaaaataacaatttagtaATAACATAAATGGAAAAGAGACACATCCGATTGTCCTGCCTCTGTTGTCtgttaagttttttttatttcgtgTTGAATCCAGAAAGTGAGTAGAACGGTGGACATTCACACAGATGTGCTCTGTGTTAATAATCTGTCAACTTTCCATCACTCCTCTCATGAAGCATAGAAACATTTGCCTCATTTCATGAAGTTGGTATCATAAATCAGAGCATCGCATTGAATACAGTCCTGGATGTAAATATGATGAGCATTTCCACAAAGTCCTTGAAAAGTTCAAATATTACTCACGGTTACCTCACCCACAAAATGTTCTTTAATCTTGATAGAGTCCTTAAAACAGCTCCTCTTGAAAACAAGTTGTGAAGGAATAATATTTAAATTCTAGTTTTCTGTCAATTTCTATACAAGATCTTGGTTAAGACCCTAACATACAagcaaattgatttattttggatcaaAGGGATGGGCAAAGCTACTGAAATACTGAAAAAAatgctcttccaagtcactgaTATGCAAGAAAGTGGGCTGTGGCTAAAATTGGGAGCATGAAGGTTTAGGAGGGAAAGTTTTGAGTAACTATATACACTCAGGTGACAGTGTGTATTAGGGAACTAAAACTAATACTGTCTTATCCTCAACTGTGCAATAGATCCTACTTTCATGAAGgttaaactgttaaattgaggtgttattttaac
The nucleotide sequence above comes from Sebastes fasciatus isolate fSebFas1 chromosome 4, fSebFas1.pri, whole genome shotgun sequence. Encoded proteins:
- the anapc13 gene encoding anaphase-promoting complex subunit 13 yields the protein MDSEIQRDGRVLDLTDDAWREDRLPYEDVTIPLSELPEAEQDNGGSTESVKEQEMKWTDLALQSLHENTPSTGS